CAGGGGGAAATCTACCATTACAGGTGTTCAGCCGAAATTGTCATTGCATATTGAAAAACCTGATAATGAATCCGCGAAATTGACAATCGTTGGTTTGTGGGGGCAATTTATATTAAAACCTCCGTCATCAAAGTGGAATGAACTACCCCAAATAGAAGACTTGACGATGCATCTCGCCGAGATTTCAAATATTCGAACCGCAGAGCATTCCTTGGTTCGCTTGGGTTCAGGTGAACTTGCATACATAACCAAAAGAATGGATAGAAGAGATGGAAACAAGCAGCATATGGAAGATATGTGTCAATTGCTTGGGCGTCTTACGGAGGATAAATATAAATCATCACATGAACAGATAGCCAAGGAAATAAAACGGAGTAGTATTAATCCAGGACTTGATTTGGTGAGGTTTTACGAGTTGACATTGTTCAGTTTCCTCACTGGGAATGCAGACATGCATTTGAAGAACTTTTCATTGCTAAAGAACAACTATGGTCATTATGAATTAGCTCCGGCATATGATTTAGTTGCTTCGGCCTTGGTGGTTGAAGGTGATGATGAAGAACTTGCTCTGACCTTATGTGGGAAAAAGAAGAGGTTAAAGAAATCAGATTTTTTTAGCGCAATGACTACTTCCGGAATACCGGATAAGGCTGCAGAGAATATTCTCAATAAATATTCTAAACTTTCGAATAGGTGGTTGGCCTTTGTTAATCAATCCTTTTTGTCAAAAGAAATGATGGAGCAGTATTCCCAGTTAATCACAAAAAAGCGCGATCAGCTTTTCGGATAGCGAATACTACGGTGGGTAGAAAGCACTGCCATATCCCAGCGGCAGATATCACGGTCGAGTTGCACTGAAATCAGCCAGAAAGCACTAAGACATATGCCCGATCAGCGTCTGTTAGGCGGATGTTTTCTCCGTTTTTCCGAATAAACGTTTCATTAAGTTCGGTCGTCTACCAAGATGTTCGAGGTTCAGTTGCTCTAGGAAATCACGAAAGTTTGAGTAATAGTGTTCGTGGAGAGTTAGCAAGGGTTCCCCTGTTAGTCCGATCAATGAGATGGTGTAGCCATTGAAAAAACCGTCTTTAAATCCTGCGATTTCTGTGAGTTCAATTGTTCGTTCAGTTCTGGTTACTATGTTCCTGCAATTGAGTTGCTTGTTGGTAAGTTCAACCGAAATAAGCTGAGTTAGAATTCTCGACCATAGCCAGACAATTGTTAATAGGAAAAGAGTTCCGAAGTATGCCATCCATGGCCAATTATTCCAAGCGTTCGGGTTGACTCCTTTAATGAACAGATATGGAATTGCCAAGGAAAATATGCCTATCAGCAATAGAAAAGAAAACTGTCCGAATATCTTGAATTGTAATTTCATCTGCGCGAATTCCGCCTAACGCCCAGATATGGCGCTGTGGCCTCCGAGCTTTTTTAACTTCGATAAAAGTAGCTTATCTGCCGGTGCATTCAAAGTATCAGACTCGCACTGCGCCATACAGATAAAAAACTCCCACGAACAAAAGCTGGTAGAAAGCACTTCAGGTTCCTGGCGGTAGATAAGTGGGATGTCTAGCAAACTCTTGGCAGATAGCTAAGTAAGGGCATGCGCCATCATCGTCTGTTATGTTTATTTTAATCTTTGAATTAGTTTCTCAGAGAACGTATTTCTTATCCTGTTCAGTAGTTCATGAACCATCGTTCCTTTGGCATAAATGTGCACGGTGATTTCGGGATGTGGTAAATGCGGAAATAGGTTGCCCTGTTTCTGTTCTAGATGAATGTAACTACTATTTGGGTCATTGTACTTGTTCGCATTGATCATTTGTTCAAGCCTTGGCACGGATTCACCGTAAAACATATTCATTTTCACAAAATCATCCTTAGATTCAAACTCTTTCCATAATTCATCATTGGTCAATCCCCAAACCTTTTGGATTTTGTTTACCGAAATGAACACTTCGATGATACGGTGATGATTTTCTGTTTGTGGTGGATTTGGCCATCCCGTTAGTTCTTCTTGGCAGAGTTCTATCAGTTCCTGGTCTTTGCTTTCATGAGAGGCATTAAGTATTTCAGAGATTACTTTAGACAAAGGTGTGTTTTCCTCATGCAAATGTGGTAGAATTTCATTGTAAGAAAGTCTGTTTTTTATCTCGATCGGGTTTGTAATATTTTGAATGACCTCAGCATATTGATTTCCTTCCACAACGTTAGAGTTAGAGAAAATCTTAGTTGTTATATTGAGTTTGTCGATAAGTTGCTGGATAAGAAAGTCCGGGTATTCGTACTCCTTTTCGGCCTTCCCTTCATGTTCAGATTTCATTTTAATCAAGCGTTCAACAGAGTATGATTGAATATCTGAATCAATCACTGTATGATGGGTGGGGCATAGTAAAATAAGGTTCTCAAAAGCGTGGCGGTCAGGATCAGATTGTGATTCATCGAATCTGGGGCCATCTGAATTTTGCGCTTTGATATGGCAAATTTCACCAAGTACTTTTCCTGAAACTTGATCGATTATACTTGTTGTACACTTTGGAAAAGCACATTCGTTACTTGATACAGCGAAAAGTCTTTTAATCGTGGATTGTTTTGGATTTGCCATTAGCACCAATTAAACATAACGCTCAGCTAAGCACAGTCGGCTCAGCCTTTCAAATATCTCAAAAGTATCTGATCCAGATGCCCTTTGCAAACAACTAAGTTAGCCGATTGGGCTTAGCGCCTGTTAGAGACAGTTTGTGAAAAAAGATGATATGACTTGGTTTATTTTGATATATAATCACTAGTTTTGAGATGTCTTGACATGTCACATAATGTCACATTTTATATTGATTTGCGTATACTAGTTTGGATATGAAGTTGCAGGAAAGTAAATTGACTGAAGTTTGCAAGAAAGAAGGTATTAGAAAGACTCAGTTAGCAAAAGAGGCTGAAGTGTCAACACGTTCGGTTAATAGAGCTGAAAAAACTGAAAAAGTACCCGAAGAGGTTACGTTGTACAAAATATTGAGAGGTTTGAATAAATTGGCAACCCGACAGTATGAATTTGATGAAGTATTTATCAAATAGATAATGAGTTTTTGTGTAAATTTGCGGTTCTTTTTGATAAAGTGATGAGTCCTATTCAAGCTTTTGTGATTGGTAGTGTTGGTGGATTTATAGGATATCTCCTGATTCTAAAAAGAAATTTTTCATTAATTGGTAAGGCTGGGAAGAAATCCAAGAAGGAAATGGTGTTGTCTCACTATTTGTTGTTTGGGTTACTTGTTTCCGTTTTATCTGGAGGTTTTTATACCATGTGGGTTATCGGCCCTATTGATGAAAAGCAAGCGTTTTTAAG
This Marinoscillum sp. 108 DNA region includes the following protein-coding sequences:
- a CDS encoding HipA domain-containing protein, producing the protein MIRGKSTITGVQPKLSLHIEKPDNESAKLTIVGLWGQFILKPPSSKWNELPQIEDLTMHLAEISNIRTAEHSLVRLGSGELAYITKRMDRRDGNKQHMEDMCQLLGRLTEDKYKSSHEQIAKEIKRSSINPGLDLVRFYELTLFSFLTGNADMHLKNFSLLKNNYGHYELAPAYDLVASALVVEGDDEELALTLCGKKKRLKKSDFFSAMTTSGIPDKAAENILNKYSKLSNRWLAFVNQSFLSKEMMEQYSQLITKKRDQLFG
- a CDS encoding helix-turn-helix domain-containing protein encodes the protein MKLQESKLTEVCKKEGIRKTQLAKEAEVSTRSVNRAEKTEKVPEEVTLYKILRGLNKLATRQYEFDEVFIK